A region from the Terriglobia bacterium genome encodes:
- a CDS encoding indolepyruvate oxidoreductase subunit beta codes for MSEILNVFLVGVGGQGILLAGEILCRMALLSGKDVKKSEVHGMAQRGGSVVGQVRIGDRVHSPLIATGASDVLVAFEKVEALRFAHELRPGGVAVVNDQEIRPITVTTGQSEWPADLDGDLRSAFPRLDLVPALEIASGLGNVRVVNLVLIGALSRHLDVPEEVFQEAIGALVPAKLRELNLCAFEAGRAALVGAKPASADHSS; via the coding sequence ATGAGCGAGATCCTGAACGTCTTCCTCGTGGGCGTCGGCGGGCAAGGCATCCTGCTGGCCGGCGAGATCCTGTGCCGGATGGCCCTCCTCTCGGGAAAGGACGTGAAGAAGAGCGAGGTCCACGGAATGGCCCAGCGCGGCGGCAGCGTCGTCGGCCAGGTCCGGATCGGCGACCGCGTCCACTCGCCGCTGATCGCGACCGGTGCGTCGGACGTTCTCGTCGCGTTCGAGAAGGTCGAGGCGCTCAGGTTCGCTCATGAGCTCAGGCCGGGGGGCGTCGCGGTGGTGAACGACCAGGAGATCCGCCCGATCACGGTCACCACCGGGCAGTCCGAGTGGCCGGCGGACCTCGATGGAGATTTGCGGTCCGCGTTCCCCCGGCTCGACCTGGTCCCCGCCCTCGAGATCGCCTCGGGCCTCGGCAACGTCCGGGTGGTGAACCTGGTGCTGATCGGAGCGCTCTCGCGCCACCTCGACGTTCCTGAAGAGGTCTTTCAGGAGGCGATCGGCGCTCTGGTCCCGGCGAAGCTCCGGGAGCTCAACCTCTGCGCCTTCGAGGCGGGACGGGCGGCGCTCGTCGGCGCGAAGCCCGCGAGCGCGGATCACAGCTCGTAG